Proteins from one Corynebacterium testudinoris genomic window:
- the infB gene encoding translation initiation factor IF-2: MPGKLRVHELAKQLGVTSKELLATLKEQGEFVKTASSTIEPPVVKKMRAHYDNNSGGAEAAPKTSADAAPAAAPSAPKPGTSGPKPGAPKPAAAKPAAAKPAAPAAKPAAPEAPAAQAAPKPATKPAQPTFKEAGTPAAQKPAAPKPASPKPASPAPAEGSAPKPAAPTPGSAMPRPMPKPGGRPRVANNPFSSGTDRPAPRPGGGRSQGPGQGGPRPGGGAKGGQPGGRGQQGGRGGQQGADRADRPAQGGGRRPSPAMMPNHPSPGQMPQKSAGTGGRGGRGGAGGGQGGQGGGFRPGGGGGGAGRGGRRGGTAGAFGRPGGAPRRGRKSKRQKRSEYEAMQAPNVIGGVRLPDGNGATVRLRRGASLSDFAEKINADPAALVQALFNLGEMITATAAVPEETLQLLGAEINYVVDVVSPEDEDRELLESFDLQFGEDDGDEDDLAKRPPVVTVMGHVDHGKTRLLDTIRKAEVGAGEAGGITQGIGAYQIKREVDGRERKITFLDTPGHEAFTAMRARGAKSTDIAILVVAADDGVMPQTVEAINHAKAADVPIVVAVNKIDKPEAQPDKIRGQLTEYGLVAEEYGGETMFVDISAKQGINIDELLEAVVLTADASLDLRANPDMDAQGVAIEAHLDRGRGPVATVLVQRGTLRVGDSIVVGDTYGRVRRMIDEMGHDVEEAGPSRPVQMQGLNGVPGAGDNLLVVEDDRVARQIAAQRDARKRAAMQAKTRKRVSLEDLDAVLKETSVLNLILKGDNAGSVEALEESLLKIEMDDEVELNIIDRGVGAVTQTNVSLASASDAVIIAFNVRAEGKATEEANAEGVDIRYYTVIYRAIEEVEAALKGMLKPIYEEREVGTAEIRAIFKASSVGLIAGCMVESGKVRRNATVRITRDGAVVTDSATINSLRREKDDVTEVAAGYECGMVLSYPNIEVGDKITVIEQVEVPRD; the protein is encoded by the coding sequence GTGCCCGGAAAGCTACGCGTACACGAGCTGGCAAAACAGCTCGGCGTAACCAGTAAGGAACTGCTTGCCACGCTCAAGGAGCAAGGCGAGTTCGTCAAAACCGCATCATCGACCATCGAACCCCCGGTGGTGAAGAAGATGCGCGCTCACTACGACAACAACAGTGGCGGCGCAGAAGCTGCCCCCAAGACATCGGCCGACGCCGCTCCCGCAGCCGCGCCGTCCGCACCCAAGCCGGGCACGAGCGGCCCCAAGCCCGGCGCCCCGAAGCCGGCTGCAGCTAAGCCTGCCGCTGCCAAGCCCGCAGCACCTGCCGCTAAGCCGGCTGCTCCGGAAGCACCGGCAGCCCAGGCTGCCCCCAAGCCGGCCACCAAGCCCGCTCAGCCGACCTTCAAGGAGGCCGGAACTCCGGCCGCCCAGAAGCCTGCCGCTCCCAAGCCTGCTTCCCCGAAGCCCGCGTCTCCGGCACCTGCCGAGGGCAGCGCTCCGAAGCCGGCCGCTCCGACCCCGGGTTCGGCCATGCCGCGCCCGATGCCGAAGCCGGGTGGCCGCCCCCGCGTGGCCAACAACCCGTTCTCGTCCGGCACCGACCGTCCCGCTCCCCGTCCGGGTGGCGGACGCAGCCAGGGCCCGGGCCAGGGTGGCCCCCGCCCCGGTGGCGGCGCCAAGGGCGGACAGCCCGGCGGCCGTGGCCAGCAAGGCGGCCGCGGTGGTCAGCAGGGCGCTGATCGCGCTGATCGTCCGGCACAGGGCGGCGGACGCCGTCCGAGCCCGGCCATGATGCCGAACCATCCGAGCCCCGGCCAGATGCCGCAGAAGTCTGCCGGCACCGGTGGCCGTGGCGGACGTGGTGGCGCTGGCGGCGGCCAGGGTGGCCAAGGTGGCGGTTTCCGTCCCGGTGGCGGCGGTGGCGGCGCAGGCCGTGGCGGTCGTCGCGGCGGTACCGCTGGTGCATTCGGCCGTCCGGGTGGCGCACCGCGTCGCGGACGTAAGTCGAAGCGTCAGAAGCGTTCCGAGTACGAGGCAATGCAGGCACCGAACGTCATTGGTGGCGTTCGTCTGCCCGACGGCAATGGTGCCACCGTGCGCCTGCGCCGCGGCGCCTCCCTGTCCGACTTCGCTGAGAAGATCAACGCCGATCCGGCCGCATTGGTCCAGGCATTGTTCAACCTCGGTGAGATGATCACCGCTACCGCGGCTGTGCCGGAGGAGACTCTGCAGCTGCTCGGCGCGGAGATCAACTACGTCGTGGACGTTGTCTCCCCCGAGGACGAGGACCGCGAGCTGCTCGAGTCCTTCGACCTGCAGTTCGGCGAGGATGACGGCGACGAGGACGATCTGGCCAAGCGCCCGCCGGTGGTCACCGTCATGGGTCACGTCGACCACGGTAAGACCCGCTTGCTCGACACCATCCGTAAGGCTGAGGTCGGCGCGGGCGAGGCCGGTGGCATCACCCAGGGCATCGGTGCGTACCAGATCAAGCGCGAGGTCGATGGCCGCGAACGTAAGATCACCTTCCTGGATACCCCGGGCCACGAGGCGTTTACCGCCATGCGTGCCCGTGGTGCCAAGTCCACGGATATTGCGATCCTCGTGGTCGCCGCCGACGACGGTGTCATGCCGCAGACGGTGGAGGCTATCAACCACGCGAAGGCCGCCGATGTGCCGATCGTGGTTGCCGTGAACAAGATCGATAAGCCGGAGGCTCAGCCGGACAAGATCCGCGGCCAGCTCACCGAGTACGGCCTCGTCGCCGAGGAGTACGGCGGAGAAACCATGTTCGTCGACATCTCCGCCAAGCAGGGCATCAACATTGATGAGCTGCTGGAGGCTGTCGTCCTCACCGCCGATGCTTCCCTGGATCTGCGGGCGAACCCGGACATGGACGCCCAGGGTGTGGCCATCGAAGCCCACCTTGACCGTGGTCGTGGCCCCGTGGCCACCGTCCTGGTTCAGCGCGGTACCCTCCGCGTCGGTGACTCCATCGTCGTCGGTGACACCTATGGTCGCGTGCGTCGCATGATCGACGAGATGGGTCACGATGTCGAAGAGGCGGGTCCGTCCCGTCCCGTCCAGATGCAGGGCCTCAATGGCGTCCCCGGCGCTGGCGACAACCTGCTCGTGGTTGAAGATGACCGTGTTGCCCGTCAGATCGCTGCTCAGCGTGACGCCCGTAAGCGTGCCGCCATGCAGGCCAAGACCCGCAAGCGCGTGTCCCTGGAGGATCTGGATGCTGTGCTCAAGGAGACCAGTGTTCTTAACCTCATCCTCAAGGGCGACAACGCTGGCTCCGTCGAGGCGCTGGAAGAGTCCTTGCTCAAGATCGAGATGGACGACGAGGTCGAGCTCAACATCATCGACCGCGGCGTCGGTGCGGTCACCCAGACCAACGTGTCGCTGGCTTCGGCCTCCGACGCGGTGATCATCGCCTTCAACGTTCGCGCTGAGGGCAAGGCGACTGAGGAAGCCAACGCTGAGGGCGTTGACATCCGCTACTACACCGTCATCTACCGCGCCATCGAAGAGGTGGAGGCTGCTCTCAAGGGCATGCTCAAGCCGATCTACGAGGAGCGCGAGGTCGGTACCGCCGAGATCCGTGCCATCTTCAAGGCTTCTTCCGTCGGCCTCATCGCAGGTTGCATGGTCGAAAGCGGGAAGGTGCGCCGTAACGCCACTGTCCGCATCACTCGTGATGGTGCAGTCGTGACCGATAGCGCCACGATCAACTCGCTGCGTCGTGAAAAGGACGACGTGACTGAGGTCGCGGCTGGTTACGAGTGCGGTATGGTCCTGTCCTACCCGAACATTGAGGTAGGGGACAAGATCACCGTCATCGAGCAGGTTGAGGTTCCGCGCGACTAA
- a CDS encoding YlxR family protein has protein sequence MTENRDPRVIRIRTCIATRERKPDTELLRIVLDPEDEKRRRLVADPSRRLPGRGAWITPSVIALELAEQRRAFGRAFRMSTAVDTGHVSAYLAATAAGPDIVRKTEH, from the coding sequence ATGACGGAGAACCGCGATCCCCGCGTGATCCGTATCCGTACCTGCATCGCTACCCGAGAGCGCAAGCCCGACACCGAATTGCTTCGCATCGTCCTCGATCCAGAGGATGAGAAACGGCGCCGGCTCGTGGCGGACCCCTCTCGTCGACTCCCCGGCCGGGGAGCCTGGATCACGCCCAGCGTGATCGCACTAGAGCTGGCGGAACAGCGTCGCGCTTTCGGGCGGGCGTTCCGGATGTCCACGGCCGTGGACACAGGTCACGTAAGTGCGTACCTCGCAGCAACCGCTGCCGGACCCGACATTGTAAGGAAGACCGAACACTGA
- the nusA gene encoding transcription termination factor NusA: MNIDLRALEAIEKDKGIAVQELLQTIGGALIHAYREYRGEDEKSRARVDIDTATGSVTIIVSELDDNGDVVSEHDDTPDNFARLGAPAVRDAIVAKLREAEAGRVFDEYQEFEGRVVSGVVQRDVTANSRGIVIVQLGTDTDPQDGILLPAEQIPGEKLEHGDRIKAYIVGVNKGPRNVQVNLSRTHPELVRGLFELEVPEVADGSVEIINIAREAGHRSKVAVSGTVKGLNAKGACIGPRGQRVTNIMNELAGEKIDIIDYSTDPATYVGNALAPSKVVRVEVTDEEAQTAKVTVPDYQLSLAIGREGQNARLAARLTGWKIDIHSDADID; this comes from the coding sequence GTGAATATTGATCTGCGAGCACTCGAGGCCATCGAGAAGGACAAAGGCATTGCGGTCCAGGAATTGCTGCAGACCATCGGCGGAGCACTCATTCACGCCTACCGTGAATACCGCGGCGAGGACGAAAAGTCCCGCGCCCGCGTCGACATCGACACCGCCACCGGATCCGTCACCATCATCGTCAGCGAACTGGATGACAACGGTGACGTCGTTTCCGAGCACGACGACACCCCCGACAACTTTGCCCGATTGGGCGCACCTGCGGTGCGCGACGCGATCGTCGCAAAGCTGAGGGAGGCCGAAGCCGGACGAGTTTTTGACGAATACCAAGAGTTCGAAGGCCGCGTGGTCTCCGGAGTCGTTCAACGCGACGTCACCGCCAACTCCCGCGGCATCGTCATCGTCCAATTGGGCACCGACACCGACCCCCAGGACGGCATCCTCCTGCCCGCCGAACAGATCCCCGGCGAGAAGCTCGAGCACGGCGACCGCATCAAGGCCTACATCGTCGGCGTGAACAAGGGACCCCGCAACGTGCAGGTCAACCTGTCGCGCACCCACCCCGAGCTGGTCCGAGGCCTCTTCGAACTCGAAGTCCCCGAGGTTGCCGACGGCTCCGTCGAGATCATCAACATCGCCCGCGAAGCCGGACACCGCTCCAAGGTCGCCGTCTCCGGCACGGTCAAGGGCCTCAACGCCAAGGGTGCCTGCATCGGCCCGCGCGGCCAACGCGTGACCAACATCATGAACGAACTCGCCGGAGAAAAGATCGACATCATCGACTACTCCACGGACCCCGCCACCTACGTCGGGAATGCATTGGCCCCGTCGAAGGTTGTACGAGTCGAGGTCACCGATGAGGAGGCCCAAACGGCCAAGGTGACTGTTCCCGATTACCAACTGTCGCTGGCCATCGGCCGCGAAGGCCAAAACGCACGCCTCGCCGCCCGCCTCACGGGTTGGAAGATCGACATCCACTCCGACGCCGACATCGACTAA
- the rimP gene encoding ribosome maturation factor RimP, which translates to MAFPGIDQLRTLITPIAQRHGLDVEDIKVTRAGKKSVVGIRLDADNHPDLDLLEVVSQEVSVLLDAAEDRGEIKLGAGYTLEVSTPGVDTPLTAPRHWRRNRHRLVSLEGQTWRIGALNDAEDEVVLVRTVKKQPEMRVWQLDETVAAVVEIEFAKAPEAELELTGLDSEQANAWREDNK; encoded by the coding sequence ATGGCATTCCCCGGTATTGATCAACTCCGCACTTTAATCACCCCGATTGCGCAGCGACACGGCCTCGACGTCGAGGACATCAAGGTCACGCGCGCCGGCAAGAAGTCGGTCGTGGGGATCCGTCTTGATGCCGACAACCACCCCGATCTCGACCTGTTGGAAGTGGTCTCGCAGGAAGTGTCGGTGCTTCTCGACGCCGCCGAGGACCGCGGCGAGATCAAGCTCGGCGCCGGTTACACGCTGGAGGTCTCGACGCCCGGTGTTGATACGCCGTTGACCGCACCGCGGCATTGGCGGCGCAACCGCCACCGCCTCGTCTCTCTCGAGGGTCAGACATGGCGCATTGGCGCGCTCAACGATGCCGAGGACGAAGTGGTTCTCGTCCGCACCGTGAAGAAGCAACCGGAGATGCGCGTGTGGCAATTGGATGAAACGGTGGCCGCGGTGGTAGAAATTGAATTCGCGAAAGCGCCGGAAGCCGAACTTGAGCTCACCGGTTTGGACAGTGAACAGGCCAACGCCTGGCGAGAGGATAACAAGTGA
- a CDS encoding MMPL family transporter: MTSSTARAFRWLTLLLLVLGMGVIALGAAQQPSSPTAMLPDDADSTQVAQILAERPGDNGNEAIVVFTAADGARIDLAELAPKAEALGGPLIPNEDLTAALVPVEVSSDSLLDNVAAVTDLRAAAAEGLPDSISAQVTGPAAIDADLSGVFEGANVMLLAVTGIIVAVLLIVTYRSPILWLIPILVIGIADRVAATAYTWILDAVGASWNESTGGILSVLVFGAGTNYALLLISRYRDELTKTDDRFQAMAAAWLPTVKTVFASGTTVIIGVACLLLSAVPTTRGLGMASMIGVTIAMLFAMFALPGALVLFNRWIFWPKAPVVGEETQHKFWDRIGGVVRRRPLPVAVGALAVLGIACLGALQIQTGLTQSDQFIDKPESIAAAEQLEQAFPDQQATPAIVATHDATAATSALESAGANVAPQDSVAGWDILQVSGPDTAELREILSGTDTLVGGQNAELYDQEQSAADDRLIIFPLILALIFVALMVLLRSVLAPLIMTASVLLTNIAALGLGWWVSTGLFGFERFDGATPLYAYVFLVALGIDYSIFLITRTQEEAKVHGTKEGVLKALSSTGGVITSAGILLAAVFAALGVLPLVVLAQVGIVIFIGVLLDTLIVRTILLPAIVQMVGDKFWWPSR, from the coding sequence GTGACTTCTTCCACTGCCCGCGCTTTCCGCTGGCTCACCCTCCTCCTGCTCGTCCTCGGAATGGGCGTCATCGCCCTGGGGGCCGCACAGCAACCGTCCTCCCCCACGGCGATGCTTCCCGACGACGCCGATTCGACGCAGGTCGCCCAGATCCTCGCCGAACGTCCCGGCGACAACGGCAATGAGGCCATCGTCGTCTTCACTGCCGCCGATGGCGCCCGCATCGATCTGGCGGAGCTCGCCCCGAAGGCGGAAGCGCTCGGCGGGCCCCTGATCCCCAATGAGGATCTCACTGCCGCGTTGGTGCCGGTGGAAGTCTCCTCCGACAGCTTGCTCGACAACGTCGCCGCGGTGACCGACCTGCGCGCGGCAGCCGCCGAGGGCCTGCCGGATTCCATCAGTGCCCAGGTCACCGGGCCTGCTGCCATCGACGCCGACCTGTCCGGGGTGTTCGAGGGCGCGAATGTCATGTTGCTGGCCGTCACCGGCATCATCGTCGCCGTCTTGCTCATCGTCACCTACCGCTCCCCGATCCTGTGGCTCATCCCGATCCTGGTCATCGGCATCGCCGACCGCGTGGCGGCCACCGCCTACACGTGGATTCTCGACGCCGTGGGAGCCAGCTGGAACGAATCCACCGGCGGCATCCTCTCCGTGCTCGTTTTCGGCGCGGGCACCAACTACGCGCTGTTGCTCATCTCCCGCTACCGGGATGAGCTGACAAAGACCGACGATCGCTTCCAAGCCATGGCGGCGGCGTGGCTGCCCACCGTGAAGACGGTCTTTGCCTCCGGCACCACCGTCATTATCGGCGTGGCCTGCCTGCTGCTGTCCGCGGTGCCCACCACCCGGGGCTTGGGAATGGCGTCGATGATCGGCGTGACCATCGCCATGCTCTTTGCCATGTTCGCTCTTCCCGGAGCCCTCGTGCTGTTCAACCGGTGGATTTTCTGGCCCAAAGCGCCGGTGGTCGGGGAGGAAACCCAGCACAAGTTCTGGGACCGGATCGGTGGTGTGGTGCGCCGTCGGCCGCTGCCGGTCGCGGTGGGAGCGCTGGCCGTGCTCGGTATCGCCTGCCTGGGTGCGCTGCAGATCCAAACGGGTTTGACCCAGTCGGATCAGTTCATTGATAAGCCTGAGTCCATTGCGGCGGCCGAACAATTAGAGCAGGCATTCCCCGATCAGCAGGCCACGCCGGCGATCGTGGCTACTCACGACGCGACGGCGGCTACCTCCGCGCTCGAGTCCGCAGGCGCCAACGTGGCTCCGCAGGACTCCGTGGCCGGGTGGGACATCCTGCAGGTGTCCGGGCCGGACACCGCGGAGCTGCGCGAGATTCTCTCCGGCACCGATACCCTCGTCGGCGGCCAAAACGCTGAACTCTACGACCAGGAGCAGTCCGCGGCGGACGATCGCCTGATCATCTTCCCGCTCATCCTGGCGCTCATTTTCGTCGCGCTCATGGTTCTCTTGCGTTCGGTCCTCGCCCCGCTCATCATGACCGCGTCGGTGTTGCTCACCAACATCGCGGCCCTGGGCCTGGGTTGGTGGGTATCCACCGGGCTCTTCGGCTTCGAGCGTTTCGACGGCGCCACTCCCCTCTACGCCTACGTCTTCCTCGTGGCGTTGGGCATTGATTACTCCATCTTCCTCATCACCCGCACGCAGGAAGAGGCCAAGGTCCACGGCACGAAGGAAGGAGTGCTCAAGGCACTGTCCTCCACCGGTGGGGTGATCACCTCCGCCGGCATTCTCCTGGCCGCAGTGTTCGCGGCCTTGGGAGTCCTGCCGCTGGTGGTACTCGCTCAGGTGGGCATCGTCATCTTCATCGGCGTCCTCCTGGACACCCTCATCGTGCGCACCATCTTGCTGCCCGCCATCGTGCAGATGGTGGGCGACAAGTTCTGGTGGCCCAGCCGCTAG
- a CDS encoding proline--tRNA ligase — protein sequence MITRLSSLFLRTLREDPSDAEVPSHKLLVRAGYVRRAAPGVYSWLPLGLRTLRKIENVVREEMDNIGGQELLFPALLPRDPYEKTGRWTEYGPALFRLQDRKGNDMLLGPTHEEMFATAVKDLYSSYKDFPVTLYQIQTKYRDEERPRAGILRGREFIMKDSYSFDMTDSGLEQSYQVHRGAYQAIFNRLGIEYAICEATSGAMGGSASEEFLALSPNGEDTFVRATEGDYAANVEAVVTQPGIERPIEGLAEAVEHETPDSETIATLVDWANSIGVEIEGRPVTAADTLKCLVVTILEPGAEERELLGVLVPGDREVDMKRLEASLEPAEVALAEEKDFKRNPFLVKGYVGPRGLAANGVRVLADPRVVHGTAWITGADAPNRHVVGLVAGRDFEVDGFIEAAEILEGDPAPNGMGTLTLERGIEIGHIFQLGRKYTEAFDVQILDENGKRAIPTMGSYGIGVSRLMAVLAEQRHDDKGLNWPVEIAPYQVHVVVANKDSAALEAGDAIVAELDAAGLEVLFDDRPKVSPGVKFKDAELLGIPFAIVLGRSFAEGIVEVRVRGGETFEVPATEAVARVVELIRG from the coding sequence ATGATCACACGCCTGTCCTCGCTGTTCCTGCGCACCCTGCGCGAAGATCCTTCCGACGCCGAGGTACCCAGCCACAAACTCCTCGTCCGGGCCGGATACGTTCGCCGCGCCGCCCCCGGCGTTTACTCCTGGCTGCCGCTGGGCCTGCGCACTCTGCGCAAGATCGAGAACGTCGTCCGCGAGGAAATGGACAATATTGGGGGCCAGGAGTTGCTGTTCCCCGCGCTCCTGCCGCGTGATCCTTATGAGAAGACGGGTCGGTGGACCGAGTATGGCCCCGCGCTGTTCCGCCTGCAGGATCGCAAGGGCAATGACATGCTCCTCGGCCCGACGCACGAGGAAATGTTCGCCACCGCGGTGAAGGATCTGTACAGCTCTTATAAGGATTTCCCCGTCACGCTGTACCAAATCCAAACCAAGTACCGCGATGAGGAACGTCCCCGCGCGGGCATTCTCCGCGGGCGCGAATTCATCATGAAGGATTCCTACTCCTTCGATATGACCGACTCCGGATTGGAGCAGTCCTACCAGGTGCATCGTGGTGCTTACCAGGCAATTTTTAACCGCCTGGGCATTGAGTACGCCATCTGCGAAGCAACCTCGGGTGCCATGGGCGGATCGGCCTCGGAGGAGTTCTTAGCGCTCAGCCCCAACGGCGAGGACACGTTCGTGCGCGCCACCGAGGGCGATTACGCCGCCAACGTGGAGGCCGTGGTGACCCAGCCGGGGATCGAGCGGCCCATTGAAGGCCTGGCTGAGGCAGTCGAACATGAGACCCCGGATTCGGAGACCATCGCCACCCTCGTGGACTGGGCTAACAGCATCGGCGTGGAGATTGAGGGCCGCCCGGTCACGGCCGCTGACACCCTCAAATGCCTGGTGGTGACCATCCTGGAGCCGGGCGCGGAGGAGCGCGAACTGCTCGGCGTCCTGGTCCCGGGCGATCGCGAAGTGGATATGAAGCGCCTCGAAGCCTCCCTGGAACCCGCGGAGGTGGCATTGGCCGAAGAAAAGGACTTCAAGCGCAATCCCTTCCTGGTCAAAGGCTACGTCGGGCCGCGCGGCCTCGCCGCCAACGGGGTCCGCGTGCTCGCCGATCCCCGCGTGGTCCATGGCACCGCCTGGATCACGGGCGCTGATGCGCCCAACCGCCACGTCGTTGGCCTCGTCGCCGGCCGCGATTTCGAGGTGGATGGCTTCATCGAGGCCGCCGAAATCCTCGAAGGTGATCCCGCCCCGAATGGTATGGGCACGCTGACCCTCGAGCGCGGCATTGAAATCGGCCACATTTTCCAGCTGGGCCGCAAGTACACCGAGGCGTTCGATGTGCAAATCCTCGACGAAAATGGCAAGCGCGCCATCCCGACCATGGGGTCCTACGGCATCGGCGTCTCCCGCCTCATGGCCGTGCTCGCCGAGCAGCGCCATGATGACAAGGGGCTGAACTGGCCCGTTGAAATTGCGCCGTACCAGGTCCATGTTGTTGTTGCGAACAAGGATTCCGCGGCCCTGGAGGCGGGCGATGCCATCGTCGCCGAACTCGACGCCGCTGGCCTCGAGGTGCTTTTCGACGACCGCCCCAAGGTCAGCCCCGGCGTCAAGTTCAAGGATGCCGAACTGCTGGGTATTCCCTTCGCCATCGTCCTCGGCCGTTCCTTCGCCGAGGGCATCGTCGAGGTGCGGGTCCGCGGTGGCGAGACCTTTGAGGTTCCCGCCACCGAGGCGGTTGCCCGCGTGGTGGAGCTGATTCGCGGCTAG
- the yaaA gene encoding peroxide stress protein YaaA, producing the protein MLIVLPPSETKAHGGSHPPLNLDSLSFPSLNSQRPELIARLEDLCSDLDTAMRVLGISEKLRPEAESNRSLRTSPTMPALQRYTGVLFDALDAPSLPPSAWQRLAVGSALFGVVRAGDLIPHYRLSAGTKLAGPNGRDVTMKARWGTAITEALASENLLVDLRSGAYQQLGRVPGAVTVRVVSTQPDGSRKVVSHFNKHYKGELARVLALAPEEPESVDDILAIVRAAGMEMEHTSATVLTVVV; encoded by the coding sequence ATGCTGATTGTGCTGCCCCCTTCGGAAACCAAAGCTCACGGTGGGTCCCATCCGCCTTTGAACCTGGATTCTCTGTCGTTTCCGAGCTTGAATTCACAACGGCCCGAACTCATCGCCCGCCTCGAAGACCTGTGCAGTGACCTTGACACAGCCATGCGCGTGCTCGGCATCTCGGAGAAGCTTCGGCCGGAAGCCGAATCCAACCGGTCGTTGCGCACGTCCCCCACCATGCCGGCACTGCAGCGCTACACCGGAGTGCTTTTCGACGCCCTCGATGCCCCGTCCCTGCCACCCTCCGCGTGGCAGCGCCTCGCCGTCGGCTCGGCACTGTTCGGGGTCGTCCGGGCAGGTGATCTCATCCCGCATTATCGCTTGTCGGCGGGCACGAAGTTGGCCGGCCCCAATGGCAGGGACGTCACCATGAAAGCCCGCTGGGGCACCGCGATCACCGAGGCTCTCGCGTCGGAAAACTTGCTTGTGGACTTGAGGTCAGGCGCTTACCAGCAATTGGGTCGAGTTCCCGGTGCGGTGACGGTGCGGGTGGTATCGACTCAGCCGGATGGTTCGCGGAAGGTGGTCAGCCACTTTAATAAGCACTACAAGGGCGAGCTGGCCCGGGTGTTGGCGTTGGCGCCGGAGGAGCCGGAGTCAGTGGACGACATCCTGGCGATTGTTCGGGCGGCTGGCATGGAGATGGAGCACACTTCGGCGACGGTGCTCACCGTCGTGGTCTAG
- a CDS encoding ATP-binding protein: MKNPFRPTFGASPYYWAGRRVILDEFARAIDGHPGDPTRSLIIDGARGIGKTVLLTELEDIAAQQGWIVLRATGRHDMVRTLVESTIPMKIRELAPPPGRKVTGVSITGLGSVDTELTPGVDPTPTLSSRLRDLLGLLSGAGILITVDEVQDADPDNLSHLAVAYQDLIRDNLEVSLAMAGLTHGVNRLLDLPGTTFLRRARRFELGPLTDDDARATLLATAEGSGRPFDNAGVDAAVQLAQGYPYLVQLVGYLAWNSSDGTITAADVSTIDADAIATMGTQVHAPSLMGVPPAQVAYLRAMASLIDGQADVASTEVAAAVGKKPNEATDTRAKLLERGLIEAPTWGKVTFTLPYFADYLQAHPRSVRVN; encoded by the coding sequence GTGAAGAACCCTTTCCGCCCAACATTCGGCGCCAGCCCGTACTACTGGGCCGGACGCCGCGTCATTCTCGATGAATTCGCCCGCGCCATCGACGGCCACCCCGGAGACCCCACCCGCAGCCTCATCATTGATGGCGCCCGCGGCATCGGCAAGACGGTCCTCCTCACCGAGCTAGAGGACATCGCCGCCCAACAAGGCTGGATCGTCCTGCGCGCCACCGGCCGCCACGACATGGTCCGCACTCTCGTCGAATCCACCATCCCTATGAAAATCCGCGAGCTCGCTCCCCCACCCGGCCGCAAAGTCACGGGTGTGAGCATCACCGGCCTGGGCAGCGTGGACACCGAACTCACCCCCGGCGTCGATCCCACTCCCACGCTATCCTCCCGATTGCGCGACCTGCTTGGGCTGCTCAGCGGCGCTGGCATCCTCATCACCGTCGACGAGGTCCAGGATGCCGATCCCGATAACCTCAGCCACCTAGCCGTGGCCTACCAAGATCTCATCCGCGACAATCTCGAGGTCTCACTCGCTATGGCAGGCCTCACCCACGGGGTCAACCGGCTCCTCGATCTACCGGGCACTACGTTCCTGCGCCGGGCCCGCCGGTTTGAGCTCGGCCCGCTCACCGACGACGATGCCCGCGCCACCCTCCTCGCTACCGCCGAGGGCTCCGGCCGACCCTTCGACAACGCCGGGGTTGACGCCGCCGTGCAGCTCGCCCAGGGCTATCCCTACCTGGTGCAGCTCGTGGGTTACCTCGCGTGGAATAGCTCCGACGGGACGATCACCGCCGCCGACGTGAGCACAATCGACGCCGATGCCATCGCCACCATGGGAACCCAGGTGCACGCCCCCTCGCTCATGGGTGTGCCTCCCGCTCAAGTGGCCTACCTCCGGGCGATGGCCTCCCTCATTGATGGACAGGCGGATGTCGCCTCGACGGAGGTGGCCGCGGCCGTCGGCAAGAAACCCAACGAAGCCACCGATACGCGGGCCAAACTACTCGAACGCGGGCTCATCGAGGCCCCCACCTGGGGGAAAGTGACGTTCACCCTCCCCTACTTCGCGGACTATCTCCAGGCGCACCCGCGCTCGGTGCGGGTGAACTAA